The Setaria viridis chromosome 9, Setaria_viridis_v4.0, whole genome shotgun sequence sequence AGTTATAGCTTATAAACTGCAAGTAACAAACACAGTTCACCCTGGCATATTTAGAAAAAGAACCCCTACATATCTCCATTCTGAACCGCATGCAGTTCAACTAGTGTAtcagaaacatttttttttaaattttcatATCATGCTTGCTGTCAAATTGCTGCCAGAGGTAAAATTACTGAAATCACTAGCAATAAACGAGGCTTGGAAACCAATGGTGTTCTGGAGAAGTGCAAACCTGGAGAATTGTCAGTCAGCATATACACCTCAGAGGTTGAGTATATACCACCAAGCACAGTACGCTTCACATACCAATCAATATCTGATCCAACATCTCCAGCAGCATGCCAGATCTCATCAACTAGGACAGCTCGCTGCTTCAAGCTTGTTGAGACATTTGCTGGTTGAGACTGTCAAACAGGATATAGCTGGTATTATAGCAATGCGACTGAACTAAACTCAAAAGCCCAAACAAAGTCGACTATGGCACACCTGGATACTCAGTGCTTGAGGCCACTTTGATATATAAGGTGCCTGCATTTCCAGCCTCATCCGAACAAGTTTTGAGAGCCTCTCACTCAGTATCAAGTTCTTCAACTGTTCTCCTTCTCCAGCATCAATGCGATCCATCAGTTGTTGAAGGCAGTCATCCATGAAAAACTACACAGAAATAGGAAAAGATAATCAGCACAGGCACATTCTAACAGAGAAAAACAAAAGTGGCTTCAGGCTTTCCAGAACTTTCTAAAAACAAAAGTTAGATCATGTGCTGCAATGCTATTGCTTCATGTGAACTTTGGAATATCCAATTATTTAGGCAGATTATAAATAAACTGAAGCTTATCCTGCAATCATATCAGGCACCGTTATTTCAATTCTGTGATCATTCAGCAAAGTTTCATGTTAGAGGTCAAGCTGTTACAGAATCTTGGAAGATGTATTAGAAGTTTAGAACAATGGTGGAATAACATCCGCTCAAATTCTTAAAATGGGGCACTCTGTATAATGCAACAGCAAGGAATCATCTAAAGAGAGCCACAAAAgcaaggatttttctttttgaataaaTGTAATGATTGAACTGACTAGAGGAGGTTGAGTTTTTTGTGTGATTCAAAATTAACCGCCATCACAAACAAGAGGACCTCAAAGTTTACCAACACGGCAACACCTTCTTTTTGTTAGTTAAGTCTAGTAGCTCTATTAGTTTTTATTCCTATTTTACCCCTTTGCTTAGCCACCAAGCTACCACTTGGTTGGCAGCCTATATATCTACCAAAACTGGGCTATTGCCTTAGGGGTTAATGAGAAAGTGATCCATTTGGGCCAACAATAGATTGTTAGTTAAGTCTAGTAGCTCTATTAGTTTTTATTCCTATTTTACCCCTTTGCTTAGCCACCAAGCTACCACTTGGTTGGCAGACTATATATGTACCAAAACTGGGCTATTGCCTTAGGGGTTAATGAGAAAGTGATCCATTTGGGCCAACAATTGGTATCGGACCCCATCTTTCTCatccccctctcctctcccgtGCTCCAGCCTCAACCCGAAACCCTAGCACGCTTGGCGTGGGCCcaccccagcagcagcagcgctcACCTTCCCGGCCCAGATCCGGCGGCTGGCGGACCTCCCCCACCCTCTCCGCGCACGGATCCAGCAGCGGTGGCCCCGCGGGCGGCTGGGCGTTGACCTGCGGGCGGCGGTAGTGGCGGCGCCGCGTGCGAGGCACACGGGCGGCTACGCGCGGGAGGTGCTTCTTGGCTCAGGCGCGGGCCGGCAGGCCACGGGCGGCTGCGTGATtcgtgcggcagcggcggctgggctcggcggacgcgggcggcggcgcgcgaggtcTGGAGGGCAGTGGCGCGCAGGCACGGCACGTGCGGCAAGAAGCAGCAGCGCGCGGGCGgccaggagcggcggcgcgcggtagCCAGGAGTAGCGGCGCAGAGCAACTCGTGACTTCTCCCTCAACCTTCTTACCCGACCGGATCTCCTTCAACTTCCCCTGGCTAGCTCCAAGAGAGCACCGGCCGTGGCTCAAGTGGTCGGCGTGCCACCGCTGGCCGGCGTGGTGCCGGTACTCCCGACCAACTCCAAGGGCTCCTCCCGTACCTCCTCCCATCGCTCGGCCACGAGCAGTGCGCGGTGCCGTAGGACggcggtcgaggaggaggagcggcgtgaggaggcggcggcggtgcggcgcgcCACGCGCCGGGAGAAGGAGCGACGCATTGAGGCtgaggaggaggcagcagcgGAGCGGCGCCAGGCACAGCGTGCGGTTGCGGCACGTGAGGACGCGAGGCGAGAGGACCGGCGACACGCGGCGGCGTTGCGCGACGCCAAGGCGAGAGAGGCGGCTGCAGCTTGGGCAGCACGCGCCGCTGCAGCCTCCATAGCCGCCGTGCATGCAGCCGAGGCAGCCCGCCTAGCCATGGAGGAGGCACAGGCAGCAGCGGTGtctggaggcggaggcgacgcgCCATCTGGCGCGTCGTGACGATATGGAGctgaggaggcggaggaggcggatcGGCAGCAGAACGCGGGGGTGGACCGGTGGGAACAGAGTCTACGTCGAGGCGCGGACGACGGGCGTCCtcggagcaggaggagctcTGTCCACGAGTCCAGCCTCGACTTTGACTACGACTTCGACCTCGACTCCGACTACGACCTCGACTCCAAGCACCGACCCCCGAGGGTCGTGAAGACCATTATCCGGGAGTCTGTTAGCAGCACGCAGTGGCCGATGTTGACGAAGACCAACTACATGAAGTggtcctcggtgatgaaggtgaagctccAGGTGCGGGAGATGTGGGACGCAGTCCGGTACGGCGACGTCGACAGCCACGAGGACCGGCGAGCGCTCGAGGCGTCGCTCGCCGTGGTCCTAATGGAGATGGTGGCGAACGTCTCGGGGAAAAGGACTGCCAAGGCCGCTTGGAATGCTATCGCTGCGGCCCGAGTTGGCAGCGACCTTGCCCGCAAGTCCACTCTGCAGAAGCTTCAGCAGGAGTGGGATCGTCTGGCTTTCAAGTCGGGCGAAGACGTCGACAACTTCGCCCTCCGCCTCTCCAGCCTGATGCAACGGCTGGAGAGGTACGGCGACGACAAGATCAACGAAGAGAAAGTCGTGGCGAAGTTCCTGCGCGTCGTCCCAAAGTACTCGCAGCTAGCTATCTCCATCGAGACGCTGCTCGACCTCTCGGCGTTGTCGATCGAGGAGCTGACAAGGCGACTCAAGGCGTTTGACGACCGCAACGAGCCTTCTTTTGGCAGGGAGATCATCTTCGCTGGTCAGCTCCACCTCACCGAGGAGAGGTGGCTCACCCGCCAGAAGGAGCGGAAGGAGTCTTCTTCCTCGACAGGCGGCCGCAAGCGCGGCAAGCAGCGCAAGGCATCCGGGGCGTAAGGAGGCGCCTAGGGCGGTGCCGCCGGTGAGCGCGAGGCCGCTCGAGACAACACCTGCTACAACTGTGGCACGACTGGCCACTGGGCTAGGGAGTGCCGCCAGCCGAGCCGCGGCAAGGCCCACGTTGCGCAGgctatggaggaggaggagccagctCTGTTCCTGGTTCACGGGACCATCGAGCTTCTTTCCGCGGCACCGGCAGCGACggctctcctccaccttgacgaGCCGCGCGCACACATCTTTCTCAGTGATGGTACCAGCGACGACAAGATTGATGGCTGGTTCTTGGATAGTGGTGTCACACACCACATGACCGGGCGTTGGGAGTTCTTCTCCGACTTGAACGTCGATGTGCGCAACTCCGTCAAGTTCGACAACTCTTTGGCCGTGGAGATCAAGGGCGTCAGCTCTGTCATCCTCGTCGCCAAGACTAGCGAGCACTGGCTCCTCACCAGTGTCTACTACATTCCCGCACTGAGGAACTTGATCATCAACCTCGGGCAGCTGGATGAGAACGGGTCGCGTGTGGAGATTGACAACGGAGTGCTCCGCATCTGGGATCGACGCCGCCGAGGACGGTGGCTCGACTTCGACGTACTGCTACTACGTTCACTTCGAAGGAGCTGGGGGAGCGGGCAGCTCTTCTTCGCCAAGCGTGCCTACCCCAGTCCCCGGGTTTCCACCGACTACGACGAGCTCTTCACTAGACTGCTCGATGAGTTTTGCCACTCCGCTCTCTCACGACGAGGACCATGTCGAGCCACTACGGTACCGTACCATGGCGGACATTCTCGGCGACCAGCCGGTgctgggacgggacgggaccgGCGCCGTGCTTCACCTGACGCGCGACGACGGTGAGTCTCGCGCCTTCGCTGAGGCTGAGGGACATGAGGCAGATGGATGCCGGAAAGCAAGTCCGCTCAAGTTCGCTGAGGAAGGGAGCATCAAGGCAACCACATCAACACTTAGGAAGAGTCAAGTTCCAAGGGTTAAGTCCTTATGGTGatagaataatatattagtaGTGCCTGTATGCACTTAGTGCCTGTGAGCACTAGTATCCGTGGGTCGTTCGTGCCTACGTGCACCTTATCACCaattattctttcttttctatGTAAAAGCTGCTAGACTTAGGGGGAGATTGTTAGTTAAGTCTAGTAGCTCTATTAGTTTTTATTCCTATTTTACCCCTTTGCTTAGCCACCAAGCTACCACTTGGTTGGCAGCCTATATGTGTACCAAAACTGGGCTATTGCCTTAGGGGTTAATGAGGAAGTGATCCATTTGGGCCAACACTTTTTACAATAATTCAACCTTCAAAGTTTTAGAACTTGTAAACTTAGCACATCCCACCATGATCTGCCATCCAACTAAATGGAGCTTTTCCGTTTTCACTTCTCATTTATATTTTCTTATTCCTCACTCTACGGCTTTCTTCCCTCTCTTTGTTTCCTACTATCTCCCCCTTCAAGACAACTGAAATCAACCAAGTAACACCTGCAAGGTGTTTGTCAGCTATGGGTAACTTGAGTATAATACAGTAACCAAAAATCGTGTGAAAAGTATTGGCAACAGATAAAGCATCAAGGACGTTGTCACGACTGACAGGAAGTGTGAGCTCCCTGTATAGCTGAGACGGAACGATTGCGGACAACACAGGCAGCAGTGTTATCGAGGTACAATATACGACCATTATATCAGTTTGTCGTACTACCATAGGGATGCTCACCatcaacaccccccccccccccacccacaaCAAACCCAAATACCCACCCACCCATATATTATCTTAGCTGGTTGCAGCAAATGTACTATTTCGTATGTGAAGCGATATTGGAAGTAGCACAACCAGACAATAAGAGAATGCTGGAACATAGAAGTACGGCCACTAACAGCATATCTGCATATATTTGTGCATGGTCGCTGCATTTCAATGTGACCACTGAGTATTGGATAATGGTTCAATGATCATTAGCTAACATCTCAAAGTAACTTCCCAAATGCTAAGATGACTAAAAAACTCACCAACATGTCCATATAAAACATTTGCACTATTTTTAGCAAATGACTAAAAACGAATTACTAATACAATGCAGTTAAAGAAAACAAGCATCAGTCCACAGCTTCCATAAAGCTTCAGCAAGATCTATCACACCTTTTTTGAGGCTACAAGATCTAGATAAATAATTGCTCATACAATTGACAGAGAGATTGCACAGCTAAGGACTGAGTTCTTCAAACATAATGTCACAGATCCTAATGCATACAGGAAATAACAGCCTACAGATGTTTGGAGGCAGGTGGGGGGCAAAACATGCTAAATTTCGTGGGACAAGTGTGAATATTAACACAACAGAGTAGCATGAATGTCTAATGAATCCATGATTTCAACAGATGGAACCAAATCTAGACAGCGTGCTACCCTCCCTAACTAGGAGGGTCATTACTCATGCTTTCTCAGTTGATGAAGCCTTACTGAGCACACATGCAGCTAAATCAAATACATAATAACGAAAATATTTATGCAAGCACAGGATACATaataacaaaataaataaatttggaCAATCTTATAGAAACATAAGGATTATAACCATACTGAGCACACATGCAGCTAATCAAATACAAACTTTGTCAAGCGTGCATGTGTACTGATGCAGGTATTACAAAATGCAAGCACAAAGCATAGAACAAGTGTGGTAGCATGTATGATTGAGATGATCATTCGTCATGAGTGCACAAACACAACAATATTCATTACCAGTAATAACAAGAATGGTCATGTTAACTTCGAACCCAACAGAACAAGTGTGCTTAGCACCATAGCTATATCACTGATTCAATGCAAGTATGTAGCACCACCAAAATATTCTATTCTTAGGGAGATTTATTGGGCACCTCGTAGAATCAACATGCTCGCAACGCAAAGCATCTGATTGATAAGCAATGATACCTCAACAAGGGCGGCCTCCTTCCTTGGGAAGGCACCGACGATGGCCGGTGAAATGCCGACGTCCCTGGCCCCTGCGACCATGGCCGACTCGCTCCACCCCATGCGCGGCTACAGCATACAAGACCAACAAATCTCTCTCAAATAACACAGACGTGCGAAAATGGAAGCTGATTTGGGGAGGAGGGTTCGAATCGCAACCACGTGGAGCAGCGACGCGCGGAGGAccttctcctgctcctcctcgtaGCCCGCACCGCCCTGGCGCCGCGCCCCAGCCGCGGCTCCCGGCGACGACCTGTGGGcccctccggcaccggcggtggtggaggaggaggcgcccgcGCCCTCCGACCTGGGCGGCTCGGCGACGGGctccggcggaggcggcggcagcgtctgcgtcggcggaggcggccccGCGTCGGCTGAGAAACGGCGGTGTGCAATCGCGGGGGCGGTGGCCACCGGGAGGGCgagccggcgagcggcggcggcgcgggagaggaggcggcgcgcggcgagggaggaggccattgcggtggggagggagggaggtgcttGGGCTTGGCGGAAGGGCGAGGGCGGCGCCTCGAATCGGAGCGTGGGGTGCGACTGACTGGGGCGAGGAAGGAGCAAGCAAGGGTCGTCCGTCGTGCGTTGGGCATGGGCCGGGTGCGGGCGCGGACGGTGGCGATCTGGTCGCCGATGAAGCCTCGCAAATGCCACGTACCGCGCGTCTCGGGCAACACGTGGATCGCTGAGCGCGAGCGCGACGTGTATGGCGAAATCACCACGTGCAACGATGGCTGGATGGTTCAAACTTGCAAGCGAGAATTTCAAAAAATACGTCGGGCTCGTGTGttaatttgaaaattcaaaaataatttTGTTAATTTGGGGGTTAAGGCACTAATGTGAAGAATTTCGACAGATCAGGATTGAATGATGCCAGATTGGTTTACCATTTATCAGACGCAACTTTTGCTGGGGACCTCAAGAATTGCAACGAATCAACGAGCTTCAATAGCATCAGAACTAGCCTGCCAGTAAACTTATTCAAGCGCACCCATTCGGTGAACTTATTGCAAGATGAATTCAACTGTCAAGCAATATAAAATGAGAAGAGAACCTCTCTGAAGGGCAAAAGGCGTACAATTTCATACCATACATCAACTAGACAGCTCCCTAAAGGAAAAGAGTCTAAAAACTTCCATATGAGCCGCGACGCAATTATGCTAGGTCAATAAAAGAATACAGAGAGAGACTTCGGGTGTATGAAGGCAAGAAACAGCTGAACTGAAGATAATATCACTAAATGATGCAACTGATCGTCTGCAAGCTCCACATCTACATTTGTTTCTGGCTAGAAGATTTCTTGGTAGAACCAAAGTGCAGAAGAATAGAGCAAGCGTCGCCCGCCATGCTGTCGATGGTGTCCTCCCATTTCTCATATGCTTTGAAGCCTGTGAAAACCAGAGCAGTACCTGTTGTTGACATGGGAAAATCATAACGCCATCAGTAGCGTTTCATGCTGCTTGTATTGTAGGACTTAAGGGAAGTGTGACGATTTTCCATTACCTATTTTGAATGCAGCCTGCGACGACATGGAACTAAGGATGCTGACAACTAGTAGAGATAATGCAACCTGGCACAAACAAAAGGAACGGCAATGACATTTTAACAGAAAAGCATGGAAAGAATCACTATGCCTCAAGCGAGATTTAGAATGTGAACTGTCAAGCATCTACTGAAGAACTCTAATTTGAATGTACAAGTATCAGACATAAGCAGCAGTTAACATGCCTTGAAAAACAGTGGCCAGTCATTTCCTCTGCAAAGAGATCTTAGCGCAGTGACTAAAGAGTTCCATGACGAGCTGATGGAATGGGCTACATGATGGGCTTCCACCTGCGTGATGTGAAAATTTGAGGCCTCAAGTTTCTCAATCTTGTGGCCAAACCTGCAAAGTAATTTATCCAATACAGTTAATTGGAGCAGTCAATAAATTGCTATGCGAACAACCAAAATGGTGGTTAACCATTTGATCGCTGGTaattcaacaaaagaaaaaggataataAAGGACCATACACATTAGTTGGTAGCATGCCATGAATGAATAAGAAGAGTGCAGTCAGTGACAAAAGCTTTGCCATAGCTGTGATGAAGGTGTAACCACATGTAAATAAGTGGTAGTAGATAACAGCCAATAGTAGTAGCACTGTCACCGTTTGCTTCGTATCTTCCCAAAGTACTGTTTTTGCTACTGCATATTGATAGATAAATTGGTAAGCACTACAAACAAAATTGCTATAAATATAcagggtgggtgggtggggttgGGTGGACAGAGCAATTCATACGATTTCCATTCCCAAGGAAAATTGAGGCCTTCGATATGCTCCTCTGATTCTGAGCTTGTAGATGGGGGTATGATTCTACTGTTCTCTTCAGTCCATCCTGAATTTTAAAAATAGTGATCAATTAGTTATTGCGAAGTGGGCAACGTACTGGAAGCATATGCCGTATGAAATAATTGGTCCAACCCCATCAAACACAAAAAAACATCATGCCAAGAAAGACCACTCATAAAGCTGAAGGATATAGATAAACACCTTAAGGGACACAAGGGGTTCATAACCAAGCTGGTCCTTTGCTCTTGAGCAGCTGAATGTCCTGTTACATGAGAGCAGCCTGATCCTTGAAGGGGTCAGCTGTGGAACTTTCATTCCATACTTGGCAAATTTCTTGTAAGTCCATTCTACAACATGAGCCACTGGCATCATAACAGAGACAGGTATTTTTACTGAAGGCCTGCAATAAAGTTCTAGCACATTAGTACACGTATTACTGAACTGCTCATACAGACATGAAACACATCTGGAGTTCTGGACTCATCATCATTAAAATCTTTTTCATAGGTTGTAATCTTTAATATGTAACATGGAAGGGCACAGTAATAGAAAGTGTAGCAGGTAAACATCCAAGATCAGTAACAGCTAAGCTGACTTCAGTAGCAATGTCATCAGGATACCAAGCAATCTAAAAATGAGCAACAGAATAGACAAAATGGTTTATCGCACCATGTCTTAATTTTTCCAGAATTCAAAAAATCATGCTCCATTTTAATCTAGGAATGAAAGCGATCAACTTGATATACTCAAAAGTTAGCAATCAAATAAGCCTAACTTGAAACTCAAATAAAGATTACAGCATAATCATATCAAAACCTACAGGAACAATTCAGTGAAAATGAGACATGATATATCATTATCAAACACCACAATTTGAGCCTTTGAGATAAGGTCACATGAGCTCTCTAGTCATGTGGAAAGTTACTTatcatagatttttttttaataaattactTATCATAGATTTGGCTGGTACTAATAAATGTCTAAATATAATTACTCTACATGAAGCCATTTTGAAGGAACAACCTAAATATTAAGATACATTCTGCTCAAACAACACACGTTCTTGACGTTCCACAATGTTTCATTTAGCATAAATTTAACCAAATGGAAGATAATATTTACTGGAAACATGAATACCTTTCATATCCAAGACCTTCCAAAATCAATGACATAAACTCCCAGAATTTGATAGGCTCCATGTTTGTAATAAAATAGGTCTGCAAAAGAAATATAAAATAGGATCAATGGATCTTAAAAGTAAGATGCTGCAAGATCCTAATTTCCAAGAAGTTATAAGTTAAGTGTTTTTACTTTTCCAGCAGCTATCTTGGCACCATCTTCAGATGACAGAGTTTTCTCTGCACAAACATGGCCATATGCCACATTTTCCACATAGGTGAAATCATAGTAATTGTTCCCATCACCAATAATGTACTGCACAGGAAGCAGATCATGTTTATATAGGAAGTAtatcaaaaacaaaaaaacagtTTCATAGAAGCTTCTCTGAAATATAAACAAGGGTTAAAAATGTAGGTCACCACATATAAAGTTATTTTGTTTCATATGATTTTGGGTAACTATTTAAACAAATGATATTCTGAATCTACCTATGACAGTTGTCAATATGTACATGCAGTCATCAATagttgctgaatttagcatactCAGATAAGTATCTGTTCTTACTTTGGACTTCCCTGCCCTTGCAGCAGCAACCAAAGATGGAACCAGTAGCTTATCACCAGGGCCAAAAATGCTACTGGGGCGTATACAGCAAGTAAGAAGCCCTTCCCTACCATTAGCCCTCATCACCAGTTTTTCTGCATCTGCCTTCGTTTCTGAATATGAATCATTAAACTGGAGTAAGAAAACATCATGTCAGGAATGATGCAAATAAGCACGAGCCAGCAACAAATCAAAATAATGAAATCCATATGAAACAGACCTTATCTGGGTAAGGCATTGATTCATCTGCATTAAAAATTCCATGAACTCCATCAAATACGACACTTGGTGAACTAGTGTAGATTAGTCTCTTCACTTTGCAACGGATACAAGCATCAATAACATTCTTTGTTCCTGTGCAATGTTTAATACAAATCATTACATAAACAAAGTTTACAAAAGAATTCTTTCATTCTTACTGATATATAGCAGCAATAAAAAACATGGATTGCTTTGGTGCCATCTCATTAACAAAACTAATCTTTGTGAGCAAATATGAAGTAGGATGTGTGTTTGGTTTACAACTTAAATTGCCACCCACTAGCCAAGCTAAAATTTGGTCACCAAATTGGTGGCCATAAGCCCATGACTTTAGCCACCAAAATGAAGTAAGGTGGCCAAAGAGAGGATATCAAACCAAAATTTGGAGCCCAGCCAAATGGTCACAAAATTTGGTCGTAGGTGCCAA is a genomic window containing:
- the LOC117838719 gene encoding uncharacterized protein, whose protein sequence is MASSLAARRLLSRAAAARRLALPVATAPAIAHRRFSADAGPPPPTQTLPPPPPEPVAEPPRSEGAGASSSTTAGAGGAHRSSPGAAAGARRQGGAGYEEEQEKVLRASLLHVPRMGWSESAMVAGARDVGISPAIVGAFPRKEAALVEFFMDDCLQQLMDRIDAGEGEQLKNLILSERLSKLVRMRLEMQAPYISKWPQALSIQSQPANVSTSLKQRAVLVDEIWHAAGDVGSDIDWYVKRTVLGGIYSTSEVYMLTDNSPEFRDTWTFVNRRIKDALDLQKTFQEAAYLAEAIGAGMGGTVQGVLNRVFQNRGS
- the LOC117838718 gene encoding 3beta-hydroxysteroid-dehydrogenase/decarboxylase, with protein sequence MEAAAAGGGGGRWCVVTGGRGFAARHLVTMLLRSGEWRVRVADLAPAITLDRDEEEGFLGAAFREGQAAYASADLRDKAQVARAFEGAEVVFHMAAPDSSINSFQLHYSVNVEGTKNVIDACIRCKVKRLIYTSSPSVVFDGVHGIFNADESMPYPDKFNDSYSETKADAEKLVMRANGREGLLTCCIRPSSIFGPGDKLLVPSLVAAARAGKSKYIIGDGNNYYDFTYVENVAYGHVCAEKTLSSEDGAKIAAGKTYFITNMEPIKFWEFMSLILEGLGYERPSVKIPVSVMMPVAHVVEWTYKKFAKYGMKVPQLTPSRIRLLSCNRTFSCSRAKDQLGYEPLVSLKDGLKRTVESYPHLQAQNQRSISKASIFLGNGNLAKTVLWEDTKQTVTVLLLLAVIYYHLFTCGYTFITAMAKLLSLTALFLFIHGMLPTNVFGHKIEKLEASNFHITQVEAHHVAHSISSSWNSLVTALRSLCRGNDWPLFFKVALSLLVVSILSSMSSQAAFKIGTALVFTGFKAYEKWEDTIDSMAGDACSILLHFGSTKKSSSQKQM